In Silene latifolia isolate original U9 population chromosome X, ASM4854445v1, whole genome shotgun sequence, the following proteins share a genomic window:
- the LOC141619836 gene encoding phosphatidylserine decarboxylase proenzyme 2-like, translating to MGQGTSKGCTNGGRSLSSSSSGSEHSGDSRTARFRRKLRHIRHPRSSSSSSGKHSPARFKLIAADDFAGIALFTLISAKMQFKDKWMACVSLGEQTFRTHVTDNTDEPVWNSEKKLLLESNGPRLARVSVYETNRLKKNNLIGHCELDLFKFLTGDSDSLSEEVNLFDPSSNSTVVGKLCFSCSVEDPQETEKDFARRILSIVDYNEDGLLSLSEFSDLIDAFGNQVAVDKKEELFKAADKDGDGVVSMDELAELLMLHQEKEPLINTCPVCSEILDASNWVGSMVHMTLCFNEGTGNNVMIGGFLTDKQASYGWLLKLSEWAHYSSYGIGVRTGSKAEHILVFDRVTKRLVEELIDGKIILAMRTLYQTKMGLFLLSRGGNEVLQNLSTKQGEKMNSVESAKDIPKFLESFKDQINLSEVKYPLDHFKTFNEFFIRELKPETRPVACKDRDDVAVCAADCRLMAFSSVQDSTRFWIKGRKFSVQGLLGKDVSASPFIDGTLVIFRLAPQDYHRFHFPVSGTIEQFVPIPGALYTVNPIAVNSSCNVFSENKRVVSIISTAYFGKVAFVAIGATMVGSISFTRKEGEHVQKGDEFGYFSFGGSTVICLFEKGVIKIDDDLLDNSARSLETLVRVGMTLGVSTMTPY from the exons ATGGGACAAGGAACTTCAAAAGGATGTACTAATGGCGGCAGATCATTATCATCATCGTCGTCGGGGAGTGAGCATTCAGGTGATTCTCGCACTGCCAGATTCCGTCGTAAACTCCGCCATATCCGCCACCCTCGGAGTTCATCGTCGTCGTCGGGGAAGCATTCTCCGGCGAGATTTAAGTTGATCGCCGCCGATGATTTCGCCGGAATTGCTCTCTTTACTCTTATCTCT GCAAAGATGCAATTTAAGGATAAATGGATGGCATGTGTTTCTCTAGGAGAACAGACTTTCCGAACTCACGTCACTGACAA CACAGATGAACCAGTTTGGAACTCG GAAAAAAAACTACTTCTGGAAAGCAATGGCCCTCGTCTTGCAAGGGTATCTGTATACGAG ACTAACCGATTGAAGAAGAACAATCTCATTGGGCATTGTGAGCTTGACCTTTTTAAGTTTCTTACCGGG GACTCCGATTCTCTTTCAGAGGAAGTTAATCTATTCGATCCCTCTTCAAATAGCACAGTGGTTGGCAAGCTTTGTTTCTCTTGTTCAGTTGAG GATCCACAAGAAACAGAGAAAGATTTTGCACGTCGCATATTATCAATAGTG GACTATAACGAAGATGGGTTGCTTTCGTTGTCTGAATTTTCCGACTTAATAGATGCATTTGGCAATCAAGTGGCAGTTGATAAG AAAGAGGAGCTTTTCAAGGCTGCAGATAAAGATGGGGATGGTGTTGTAAGCATGGATGAGTTAGCTGAACTTCTTATGCTTCATCAAGAAAA AGAGCCGCTCATAAACACCTGCCCTGTTTGTAGTGAGATTCTTGATGCCTCCAATTGGGTAGGCAGTATGGTTCATATGACCTTATGTTTCAATGAAGGGACTGGGAACAATGTCATGATTGGGGGTTTCTTAACTGATAAACAAGCTTCATATGG ATGGTTACTTAAACTGAGTGAGTGGGCCCATTATTCTTCTTATGGCATTGGCGTGCGCACAGGCTCAAAGGCAGAGCATATTTTG GTGTTTGATCGTGTCACAAAAAGGCTGGTGGAGGAGCTAATAGATGGAAAGATTATTTTGGCTATGAGAACGTTATATCAAACTAAAATGGGGCTGTTCCTTCTCAGCAGAG GGGGAAATGAAGTTCTACAGAATTTATCTACGAAGCAGGGGGAGAAAATGAACTCGGTTGAATCTGCAAAAGATATACCAAAGTTTTTAGAATCATTCAAG GATCAGATCAACTTATCTGAAGTCAAATACCCATTGGATCATTTTAAG ACTtttaatgaatttttcattaGGGAATTGAAGCCTGAGACGAGACCGGTTGCATGTAAGGATCGTGATGATGTGGCAGTGTGTGCTGCTGATTGCCGTTTAATGGCTTTCAGCTCTGTTCAAGACAGCACCAGATTCTGGATTAAG GGCCGAAAATTTTCTGTTCAAGGCCTGTTGGGGAAAGACGTTTCTGCTAGTCCTTTCATTGATGGAACATTGGTGATATTCAGATTGGCACCTCAG GATTATCATCGTTTTCATTTTCCAGTTTCCGGAACCATTGAGCAATTTGTTCCTATACCAGGAGCTTTATACACT GTTAATCCAATAGCTGTAAACAGCTCTTGCAACGTCTTTTCAGAGAACAAACGAGTTGTATCTATAATTTCAACCGCATATTTCGGGAAG GTGGCATTTGTTGCCATTGGCGCAACAATGGTTGGTAGCATTTCATTTACCAGGaaggaaggtgaacatgttcagAAGGGCGATGAG TTTGGATATTTCTCGTTTGGAGGAAGCACTGTTATCTGCCTCTTTGAGAAG GGCGTGATAAAGATTGATGATGATCTCTTGGACAATAGTGCTCGATCACTTGAGACCTTGGTCCGTGTCGGAATGACCCTGGGCGTATCTACCATGACTCCATATTAA
- the LOC141621102 gene encoding putative clathrin assembly protein At1g03050 produces the protein MALRRAIGAVKDQTSIGLAKVGNSNSLADLDVAIVKATRHEEYPAEDKYFREIVSLTCYSRTYISACVNTLSRRLSKTKNWVVALKTLMLIQRLLTEGDPAYEQEIFFTTRRGTRLLNMSDFRDTSRSNSWDYSAFVRTYASYLDDKLEFKMQGIRKKLTSSCSHSHSFEEDDLPEEYASASATSIKTTPIRDQLVDQLLPKMHPLQQLLERFLATRPAGLAKHSRVVIIAMYPIVKESFQIYYDITDILSTLIDQFMELEISDCVNVLDIFCRISKQFDELDGYYKWCKEVGIARASEYPEVERITSKKLDLMEEFIKEKAANAQSRLAIMGSQEHDDNETDMKDFQQEEETIEDMNAIKALPPPEAFQEQDDVKEKVQPENSKKEEQSMEADFLNLGDDAPRLDEHADKLALALFDGQGRNSNAHPIWELFNDKSDWETSLVESSSYLAHQKVSLGGGFDTMLLDGMYQQGALNAALVANRVGGTGSASSVAFGTVGNPHLLALPAPQTSSSAASGNTENVDPFAASLGVAPPAYVQMSELEKKQRLLVQEQLYWQQYQRDRMQGPSSLSNMQSTPPHMGGYAHGGYRF, from the exons ATGGCATTAAGAAGAGCAATAGGAGCAGTGAAAGATCAAACAAGTATAGGACTTGCAAAAGTAGGGAATAGTAATTCCTTAGCAGATCTTGATGTTGCCATTGTTAAGGCTACTAGACATGAGGAATATCCTGCTGAAGAcaagtattttagagagattgTTAGCTTAACTTGCTACTCTCGTACCTATATTAGTGCTTGTGTTAACACTCTATCCAGACGCCTTAGCAAGACCAAAAATTGG GTAGTAGCCCTGAAGACACTAATGTTAATCCAAAGGTTGTTAACAGAAGGAGATCCTGCTTATGAGCAAGAGATCTTCTTTACTACAAGACGCGGTACACGCCTTTTGAACATGTCGGATTTCCGAGACACCTCAAGATCGAACTCATGGGACTACTCGGCATTTGTGAGAACATATGCTTCGTACTTGGATGATAAACTCGAATTCAAGATGCAAGGAATTCGTAAAAAACTTACTAGTTCATGTTCACATTCACATTCTTTTGAAGAAGACGATTTGCCTGAAGAGTATGCTTCCGCTTCTGCTACCTCTATTAAGACTACGCCTATTCGAGACCAACTGGTTGATCAATTGTTGCCCAAAATGCACCCTTTACAACAACTTCTTGAGAGGTTCCTCGCCACGAGACCTGCAG GATTAGCGAAGCACAGTCGAGTAGTCATTATAGCGATGTACCCAATAGTGAAAGAGAGCTTTCAAATATACTATGATATCACAGACATACTTAGCACCCTCATTGATCAATTCATGGAGTTAGAAATTTCGGATTGTGTTAATGTATTAGACATTTTCTGTCGAATCTCGAAACAATTTGATGAACTTGATGGATACTATAAATGGTGTAAAGAAGTTGGAATTGCTCGCGCCTCAGAGTATCCTGAAGTAGAGAGAATAACATCGAAAAAGCTTGATTTAATGGAAGAATTCATTAAAGAGAAGGCTGCTAATGCACAGAGTAGATTGGCCATCATGGGTAGCCAAGAACATGACGACAATGAAACCGACATGAAAGATTTTCAGCAAGAAGAAGAAACTATTGAGGACATGAACGCGATTAAAGCGCTTCCTCCACCCGAAGCATTCCAAGAACAGGATGATGTTAAGGAAAAGGTACAACCAGAAAACAGTAAAAAAGAAGAGCAGTCTATGGAAGCGGATTTTTTAAATTTAGGAGACGATGCACCGAGACTTGATGAACATGCTGATAAACTAGCATTAGCACTATTTGATGGACAAGGTAGAAACAGTAATGCTCATCCGATATGGGAACTATTCAACGATAAATCCGATTGGGAGACGTCACTGGTCGAATCTAGCAGCTATCTAGCACACCAGAAAGTCTCACTTGGGGGAGGATTCGACACAATGTTGCTAGACGGAATGTACCAGCAAGGCGCATTAAATGCAGCATTAGTGGCTAATCGTGTTGGAGGGACAGGAAGCGCAAGCAGTGTAGCTTTTGGAACAGTTGGGAACCCGCATCTGCTTGCATTGCCTGCACCACAAACATCTTCATCGGCGGCATCAGGAAATACTGAAAATGTGGACCCTTTTGCAGCATCATTAGGGGTAGCTCCACCGGCTTATGTACAAATGTCGGAATTGGAGAAGAAACAGAGATTATTAGTTCAAGAACAGTTGTATTGGCAACAATATCAAAGGGATAGAATGCAAGGTCCGTCTTCATTATCAAACATGCAATCAACACCGCCTCATATGGGTGGCTACGCTCATGGCGGTTATAGATTTTGA